From a region of the Paenibacillus sp. R14(2021) genome:
- a CDS encoding tRNA-dihydrouridine synthase produces the protein MSNEQNFWLDLPKPFFILAPMEDVTDVVFRHVVSTAAKPDVFFTEFTSTDSYCNPAGIHSTRGRLTFTEDEQPIVAHLWGNKPAFFEQMSRDMKKLGFRGIDINMGCPVQNVASNGKGAGLIQHPEVAAEIIRAAKTGGLPVSVKTRLGYFEIDEWRDWLGHILKQDIANLSIHLRTKKEMSKVDAHWELIPEIKKLRDEIAPNTLLTINGDIPDRATGLKLVEQYGVDGVMIGRGIFTNPFAFEKEPKEHGAKDFLHLLLLQLDLHEKYSKENEPRPFKPLLRFFKIYVRGFRGAGELRNQLMDTTSIDEVRRLVKPVLEELE, from the coding sequence ATGAGTAACGAACAAAATTTTTGGCTTGATTTGCCAAAGCCGTTTTTTATATTAGCACCAATGGAAGATGTCACAGATGTTGTATTTCGTCACGTCGTTAGTACAGCTGCAAAGCCCGACGTGTTTTTCACAGAATTCACAAGTACAGATAGTTATTGTAACCCTGCAGGAATACACAGTACGCGTGGCCGGTTAACGTTCACAGAAGATGAGCAACCGATCGTCGCTCATCTTTGGGGCAATAAACCTGCATTTTTTGAACAGATGAGTAGGGATATGAAAAAACTTGGTTTTCGTGGTATCGATATAAACATGGGATGCCCTGTACAAAACGTCGCATCCAATGGAAAAGGGGCTGGATTAATACAACATCCTGAAGTTGCGGCCGAAATTATTCGTGCAGCAAAAACAGGGGGATTGCCGGTTAGTGTTAAAACAAGATTGGGTTACTTTGAAATTGACGAGTGGCGCGATTGGTTAGGACATATATTGAAACAAGATATAGCGAATCTTTCCATTCACCTTCGTACAAAAAAAGAGATGAGTAAAGTAGATGCACACTGGGAACTCATCCCTGAAATAAAAAAATTACGCGATGAAATTGCACCAAATACGTTGTTAACCATTAATGGAGATATTCCTGACCGCGCAACAGGATTGAAATTAGTAGAGCAATACGGCGTTGATGGTGTCATGATTGGCCGCGGCATTTTCACCAATCCTTTTGCTTTTGAAAAAGAACCTAAAGAACATGGCGCGAAGGACTTTCTCCATTTACTGCTTTTACAGTTGGATCTTCACGAAAAATATTCCAAGGAAAACGAACCACGTCCATTTAAACCCCTTCTTCGCTTTTTCAAAATCTATGTTCGAGGTTTTAGAGGCGCAGGCGAGCTAAGAAACCAATTAATGGATACCACGTCAATAGATGAAGTACGTCGTTTAGTAAAACCTGTCTTAGAAGAATTAGAATGA